The Caloramator mitchellensis genome contains a region encoding:
- the rnhA gene encoding ribonuclease HI gives MKKEVIIYTDGGCRGNGNEEAVGGYGAVLIYKDTIRTIKKGFNKTTNNIMELTAAIDALSLLKEPCKVKLYSDSAYLVNAFNNKWVQKWQINGWKTANKEPVKNKELWEKLIELSKIHDIEFIKVKGHADDELNNLCDKLANEAMDEAKKV, from the coding sequence ATGAAAAAAGAAGTCATAATATATACGGATGGAGGCTGCAGGGGGAACGGTAACGAGGAGGCCGTTGGAGGTTATGGGGCAGTTTTGATATATAAAGATACTATAAGGACAATTAAGAAAGGATTTAATAAAACAACAAATAATATAATGGAGCTGACAGCAGCAATTGACGCATTATCATTATTAAAAGAACCATGCAAAGTAAAACTATACAGCGATTCGGCATATCTTGTTAATGCATTTAACAATAAATGGGTGCAAAAATGGCAGATAAATGGCTGGAAAACTGCAAATAAAGAGCCAGTTAAAAATAAGGAACTCTGGGAAAAGTTAATTGAATTGAGCAAAATTCATGATATTGAGTTTATAAAGGTTAAGGGACATGCAGACGATGAATTGAACAATTTGTGTGACAAACTTGCAAATGAAGCCATGGATGAAGCGAAAAAAGTTTGA